A part of Magnetospirillum sp. genomic DNA contains:
- a CDS encoding protoglobin domain-containing protein: MAAVDLSKRLKLLNITDITIGNMRTFHPIVQNNIDNLIAEFYRFIHHMPATAAIFYGYDIERHLKPAQKKHWDSLFSGRFDDDYIDQAIRIGTIHYRRKVAPYLYIAGYNYFHCEMIRLAALHYSGMDLAELLQAIAKAVALDMDLALTSYTRAAWLHDA, from the coding sequence GTGGCAGCTGTCGATCTCTCGAAACGTCTGAAGCTTCTGAATATCACCGACATTACGATCGGGAACATGCGCACGTTCCATCCGATCGTGCAAAACAACATCGACAACCTGATCGCCGAATTCTATCGGTTCATCCACCACATGCCGGCGACGGCCGCGATTTTTTACGGCTACGACATCGAACGGCATTTGAAGCCGGCGCAAAAAAAGCATTGGGATTCGCTCTTTTCCGGCCGGTTCGACGACGACTACATCGATCAAGCGATCCGGATCGGCACGATTCACTACCGGCGGAAAGTCGCGCCGTATCTCTACATCGCCGGATACAACTACTTCCATTGCGAGATGATCCGCCTCGCGGCCCTCCACTACAGCGGCATGGATCTCGCCGAACTGTTGCAGGCCATTGCCAAGGCGGTCGCGCTCGACATGGACCTCGCGCTGACTTCATATACGCGTGCCGCATGGCTGCACGACGCTTGA